In Capsicum annuum cultivar UCD-10X-F1 chromosome 7, UCD10Xv1.1, whole genome shotgun sequence, one genomic interval encodes:
- the LOC107877920 gene encoding uncharacterized protein LOC107877920 isoform X4 codes for MGALAPVFHWIPEDDLLLKNAIEAGASLESLAKGAVQFSQRFTVQELQDRWHALLYDTVVSAEASTLMIEFDRSASTLKCNRFENAKESKNSVLLKRKTESIRSCYYAMRKRIRNDPFDSMDMNFLGGAGDNGESQSVNCVFLDSIKDTFGNQQSNFDVIRNCISEHGCDDSICANNCVTASPGFPIGLLNHKGDFPLSSFNVAENFHVAVEESVALADKQSTVWELGELPVCGLFEAEDSEPNLPMRDQCDDVRNSSGFESQVLNSPVPDCGLTFHDLGYSSTPPEMPDWSTVGDISVPPLPDFEEEQNIQNAFVIPINGNSNTMDASEYDVVNSNSNLRDHMSCDESRNACDEPRNSVPSTDDYLVELSESLFNFTDEEELLFIDPNGNEAINKYYFDGLSSLLLDCPDDVGDMPDKGISEASNASDEGLTVLDGACPKKFGDNCVYHYSDKPLVSCSDFQMLSSALTVNPAFPEMRGGVICCTLSTEDPEVPRNDDVFLPVLMPSTSFPSMTHWKYDETYHPSSSSAKDLSNNQKANDGHAVLKKKEQNCHSEYSNSYQMNEPPSQAEMFNHDHKVKHELPNDNNQHVVRRNLQTSDCPRPVISGTLSAVNFCKGDFKENITKDGQGKNLSRIYAADANKCLEKSAIRAKEHDTTTILQKNEPILAEAAHMKTTILEASANNTSPDSEEFLYESDEDIPYFSDVEAVILSMDLSPNGQDMYSSKRVKEYQHEDFIRTIIRLEQADHACKQRKIAACGAFAVLIGSCSRHFIRKPEVLLGRASEDVKVDIDLGREGRDNKISRRQIIIKFASSSSVEQIMP; via the exons ATGGGAGCTCTTGCTCCAGTTTTTCATTGGATTCCTGAAGATGATCTCTTACTTAAAAACGCCATTGAG GCCGGTGCTTCTTTGGAATCACTTGCAAAAGGTGCAGTTCAATTTTCCCAAAGATTTACCGTTCAAGAATTGCAAGATCGATGGCATGCTCTCCTTTACGATACAGTTGTTTCTGCTGAAGCATCAACACTCATGATTGAGTTTGATCGGTCTGCATCAACACTGAAATGTAATAGGTTTGAGAATGCAAAGGAAAGTAAAAACTCTGTTCTGTTAAAGAGAAAAACTGAGAGCATCCGTTCATGTTACTATGCTATGCGTAAGAGGATCCGTAATGATCCATTTGATTCGATGGATATGAACTTTCTTGGTGGAGCTGGTGACAATGGCGAGTCTCAGTCAGTGAATTGTGTATTTCTGGATTCGATAAAAGATACATTTGGTAATCAACAATCAAATTTTGACGTAATACGAAATTGCATCTCTGAACATGGGTGTGATGATTCCATTTGTGCTAATAATTGTGTAACTGCTTCTCCTGGTTTTCCGATTGGACTCCTCAATCACAAGGGAGATTTTCCACTTAGCAGCTTTAATGTTGCTGAGAACTTTCATGTTGCCgttgaagaaagtgttgcccttGCTGACAAACAAAGCACTGTTTGGGAATTGGGTGAATTGCCAGTTTGTGGATTATTTGAAGCTGAGGATTCAGAACCTAATTTGCCTATGAGAGATCAATGTGACGATGTGAGGAACTCTTCTGGATTTGAAAGCCAGGTCTTGAACTCACCAGTTCCGGATTGTGGCTTAACATTTCACGATCTTGGTTATTCATCTACTCCACCTGAAATGCCAGATTGGAGTACAGTTGGAGATATATCTGTTCCACCTCTGCCTGATTTCGAGGAGGAGCAGAATATACAGAATGCATTTGTAATTCCTATTAATGGCAATTCGAATACAATGGATGCATCAGAATATGACGTTGTAAATTCAAACTCCAACTTGAGAGACCATATGTCATGTGATGAATCGAGAAATGCATGTGATGAACCGAGAAATTCAGTACCTAGTACTGACGACTACTTAGTTGAGTTGTCAGAATCCTTGTTCAACTTTACAGATGAGGAAGAGTTGCTATTCATTGATCCTAATGGAAATGAAGCGATTAATAAGTATTATTTTGATGGTTTGAGCTCACTTCTCTTGGATTGTCCTGATGATGTGGGTGACATGCCCGACAAAGGTATATCGGAGGCTTCAAATGCTTCAGACGAAGGGCTTACTGTTCTTGATGGTGCTTGTCCCAAAAAATTCGGTGATAATTGTGTGTACCATTATAGTGATAAGCCTCTAGTTTCCTGTTCAGACTTCCAAATGCTATCCTCCGCATTAACTGTCAATCCGGCTTTTCCTGAAATGCGTGGTGGAGTTATTTGTTGCACACTAAGTACTGAGGACCCAGAAGTTCCTAGGAACGATGATGTTTTTCTTCCTGTTCTAATGCCGTCAACATCATTTCCGTCAATGACCCATTGGAAATATGACGAGACTTATCATCCATCATCCTCGTCTGCCAAAGATTTGTCAAATAATCAAAAAGCCAATGATGGACATGCTGTCTTGaagaaaaaggaacaaaattGTCATTCAGAATACAGTAATTCTTATCAGATGAATGAACCACCATCACAGGCAGAAATGTTCAATCATGATCACAAAGTTAAGCATGAGTTGCCCAATGACAATAACCAACATGTGGTACGGAGGAATCTGCAGACTTCTGATTGTCCAAGGCCAGTCATTTCAGGAACCTTAAGTGCAGTGAATTTCTGTAAAGgagattttaaagaaaatatcacAAAGGATGGACAGGGTAAAAATCTCAGTCGGATTTATGCTGCTGATGCCAACAAGTGCTTGGAGAAAAGTGCAATTCGCGCAAAGGAACATGACACTACCACCATCCTTCAGAAGAATGAACCTATACTTGCTGAAGCTGCCCACATGAAAACAACAATCCTTGAAGCAAGTGCAAACAATACTTCACCAGATTCGGAAGAGTTTCTTTATGAGAGCGATGAGGACATACCCTACTTTTCTGATGTTGAAGCTGTG ATCCTTAGTATGGATTTGAGCCCTAATGGCCAGGATATGTATTCCAGTAAGAGAG tCAAGGAGTATCAGCATGAAGATTTTATTAGAACGATCATCAGGCTAGAGCAGGCTGATCATGCATGTAAGCAGAGGAAGATTGCTGCGTGTGGAGCTTTTGCTGTTTTAATTGGCAGCTGTTCAAGGCATTTTATTAGAAAACCTGAG GTGCTACTGGGAAGAGCATCTGAAGATGTTAAAGTTGACATTGACTTAGGCAGAGAAGGTCGTGATAATAAAATTTCAAGGCGACAG ATTATAATCAAATTTGCCAGCTCATCTTCAGTGGAGCAGATTATGCCTTAA
- the LOC107877920 gene encoding uncharacterized protein LOC107877920 isoform X1: MGALAPVFHWIPEDDLLLKNAIEAGASLESLAKGAVQFSQRFTVQELQDRWHALLYDTVVSAEASTLMIEFDRSASTLKCNRFENAKESKNSVLLKRKTESIRSCYYAMRKRIRNDPFDSMDMNFLGGAGDNGESQSVNCVFLDSIKDTFGNQQSNFDVIRNCISEHGCDDSICANNCVTASPGFPIGLLNHKGDFPLSSFNVAENFHVAVEESVALADKQSTVWELGELPVCGLFEAEDSEPNLPMRDQCDDVRNSSGFESQVLNSPVPDCGLTFHDLGYSSTPPEMPDWSTVGDISVPPLPDFEEEQNIQNAFVIPINGNSNTMDASEYDVVNSNSNLRDHMSCDESRNACDEPRNSVPSTDDYLVELSESLFNFTDEEELLFIDPNGNEAINKYYFDGLSSLLLDCPDDVGDMPDKGISEASNASDEGLTVLDGACPKKFGDNCVYHYSDKPLVSCSDFQMLSSALTVNPAFPEMRGGVICCTLSTEDPEVPRNDDVFLPVLMPSTSFPSMTHWKYDETYHPSSSSAKDLSNNQKANDGHAVLKKKEQNCHSEYSNSYQMNEPPSQAEMFNHDHKVKHELPNDNNQHVVRRNLQTSDCPRPVISGTLSAVNFCKGDFKENITKDGQGKNLSRIYAADANKCLEKSAIRAKEHDTTTILQKNEPILAEAAHMKTTILEASANNTSPDSEEFLYESDEDIPYFSDVEAVILSMDLSPNGQDMYSSKRVKEYQHEDFIRTIIRLEQADHACKQRKIAACGAFAVLIGSCSRHFIRKPEVLLGRASEDVKVDIDLGREGRDNKISRRQATIKMDMHGLFHLWNVGKYPIHVNGKEVLPKQCLILTSGSFIEVRELTFTFEINQSQVERYVDILKGS; the protein is encoded by the exons ATGGGAGCTCTTGCTCCAGTTTTTCATTGGATTCCTGAAGATGATCTCTTACTTAAAAACGCCATTGAG GCCGGTGCTTCTTTGGAATCACTTGCAAAAGGTGCAGTTCAATTTTCCCAAAGATTTACCGTTCAAGAATTGCAAGATCGATGGCATGCTCTCCTTTACGATACAGTTGTTTCTGCTGAAGCATCAACACTCATGATTGAGTTTGATCGGTCTGCATCAACACTGAAATGTAATAGGTTTGAGAATGCAAAGGAAAGTAAAAACTCTGTTCTGTTAAAGAGAAAAACTGAGAGCATCCGTTCATGTTACTATGCTATGCGTAAGAGGATCCGTAATGATCCATTTGATTCGATGGATATGAACTTTCTTGGTGGAGCTGGTGACAATGGCGAGTCTCAGTCAGTGAATTGTGTATTTCTGGATTCGATAAAAGATACATTTGGTAATCAACAATCAAATTTTGACGTAATACGAAATTGCATCTCTGAACATGGGTGTGATGATTCCATTTGTGCTAATAATTGTGTAACTGCTTCTCCTGGTTTTCCGATTGGACTCCTCAATCACAAGGGAGATTTTCCACTTAGCAGCTTTAATGTTGCTGAGAACTTTCATGTTGCCgttgaagaaagtgttgcccttGCTGACAAACAAAGCACTGTTTGGGAATTGGGTGAATTGCCAGTTTGTGGATTATTTGAAGCTGAGGATTCAGAACCTAATTTGCCTATGAGAGATCAATGTGACGATGTGAGGAACTCTTCTGGATTTGAAAGCCAGGTCTTGAACTCACCAGTTCCGGATTGTGGCTTAACATTTCACGATCTTGGTTATTCATCTACTCCACCTGAAATGCCAGATTGGAGTACAGTTGGAGATATATCTGTTCCACCTCTGCCTGATTTCGAGGAGGAGCAGAATATACAGAATGCATTTGTAATTCCTATTAATGGCAATTCGAATACAATGGATGCATCAGAATATGACGTTGTAAATTCAAACTCCAACTTGAGAGACCATATGTCATGTGATGAATCGAGAAATGCATGTGATGAACCGAGAAATTCAGTACCTAGTACTGACGACTACTTAGTTGAGTTGTCAGAATCCTTGTTCAACTTTACAGATGAGGAAGAGTTGCTATTCATTGATCCTAATGGAAATGAAGCGATTAATAAGTATTATTTTGATGGTTTGAGCTCACTTCTCTTGGATTGTCCTGATGATGTGGGTGACATGCCCGACAAAGGTATATCGGAGGCTTCAAATGCTTCAGACGAAGGGCTTACTGTTCTTGATGGTGCTTGTCCCAAAAAATTCGGTGATAATTGTGTGTACCATTATAGTGATAAGCCTCTAGTTTCCTGTTCAGACTTCCAAATGCTATCCTCCGCATTAACTGTCAATCCGGCTTTTCCTGAAATGCGTGGTGGAGTTATTTGTTGCACACTAAGTACTGAGGACCCAGAAGTTCCTAGGAACGATGATGTTTTTCTTCCTGTTCTAATGCCGTCAACATCATTTCCGTCAATGACCCATTGGAAATATGACGAGACTTATCATCCATCATCCTCGTCTGCCAAAGATTTGTCAAATAATCAAAAAGCCAATGATGGACATGCTGTCTTGaagaaaaaggaacaaaattGTCATTCAGAATACAGTAATTCTTATCAGATGAATGAACCACCATCACAGGCAGAAATGTTCAATCATGATCACAAAGTTAAGCATGAGTTGCCCAATGACAATAACCAACATGTGGTACGGAGGAATCTGCAGACTTCTGATTGTCCAAGGCCAGTCATTTCAGGAACCTTAAGTGCAGTGAATTTCTGTAAAGgagattttaaagaaaatatcacAAAGGATGGACAGGGTAAAAATCTCAGTCGGATTTATGCTGCTGATGCCAACAAGTGCTTGGAGAAAAGTGCAATTCGCGCAAAGGAACATGACACTACCACCATCCTTCAGAAGAATGAACCTATACTTGCTGAAGCTGCCCACATGAAAACAACAATCCTTGAAGCAAGTGCAAACAATACTTCACCAGATTCGGAAGAGTTTCTTTATGAGAGCGATGAGGACATACCCTACTTTTCTGATGTTGAAGCTGTG ATCCTTAGTATGGATTTGAGCCCTAATGGCCAGGATATGTATTCCAGTAAGAGAG tCAAGGAGTATCAGCATGAAGATTTTATTAGAACGATCATCAGGCTAGAGCAGGCTGATCATGCATGTAAGCAGAGGAAGATTGCTGCGTGTGGAGCTTTTGCTGTTTTAATTGGCAGCTGTTCAAGGCATTTTATTAGAAAACCTGAG GTGCTACTGGGAAGAGCATCTGAAGATGTTAAAGTTGACATTGACTTAGGCAGAGAAGGTCGTGATAATAAAATTTCAAGGCGACAG GCAACTATAAAGATGGACATGCATGGATTATTCCATTTGTGGAATGTTGGAAAATATCCAATTCATGTGAATGGGAAAGAAGTACTTCCGAAACAGTGTCTAATCCTCACTTCTGGTTCCTTCATTGAG GTAAGGGAACTTACATTCACATTTGAAATTAATCAAAGTCAAGTAGAGCGGTATGTGGACATCCTGAAGGGAAGCTAA
- the LOC107877920 gene encoding uncharacterized protein LOC107877920 isoform X2, whose amino-acid sequence MGALAPVFHWIPEDDLLLKNAIEAGASLESLAKGAVQFSQRFTVQELQDRWHALLYDTVVSAEASTLMIEFDRSASTLKCNRFENAKESKNSVLLKRKTESIRSCYYAMRKRIRNDPFDSMDMNFLGGAGDNGESQSVNCVFLDSIKDTFGNQQSNFDVIRNCISEHGCDDSICANNCVTASPGFPIGLLNHKGDFPLSSFNVAENFHVAVEESVALADKQSTVWELGELPVCGLFEAEDSEPNLPMRDQCDDVRNSSGFESQVLNSPVPDCGLTFHDLGYSSTPPEMPDWSTVGDISVPPLPDFEEEQNIQNAFVIPINGNSNTMDASEYDVVNSNSNLRDHMSCDESRNACDEPRNSVPSTDDYLVELSESLFNFTDEEELLFIDPNGNEAINKYYFDGLSSLLLDCPDDVGDMPDKGISEASNASDEGLTVLDGACPKKFGDNCVYHYSDKPLVSCSDFQMLSSALTVNPAFPEMRGGVICCTLSTEDPEVPRNDDVFLPVLMPSTSFPSMTHWKYDETYHPSSSSAKDLSNNQKANDGHAVLKKKEQNCHSEYSNSYQMNEPPSQAEMFNHDHKVKHELPNDNNQHVVRRNLQTSDCPRPVISGTLSAVNFCKGDFKENITKDGQGKNLSRIYAADANKCLEKSAIRAKEHDTTTILQKNEPILAEAAHMKTTILEASANNTSPDSEEFLYESDEDIPYFSDVEAVILSMDLSPNGQDMYSSKRVKEYQHEDFIRTIIRLEQADHACKQRKIAACGAFAVLIGSCSRHFIRKPEVLLGRASEDVKVDIDLGREGRDNKISRRQATIKMDMHGLFHLWNVGKYPIHVNGKEVLPKQCLILTSGSFIEP is encoded by the exons ATGGGAGCTCTTGCTCCAGTTTTTCATTGGATTCCTGAAGATGATCTCTTACTTAAAAACGCCATTGAG GCCGGTGCTTCTTTGGAATCACTTGCAAAAGGTGCAGTTCAATTTTCCCAAAGATTTACCGTTCAAGAATTGCAAGATCGATGGCATGCTCTCCTTTACGATACAGTTGTTTCTGCTGAAGCATCAACACTCATGATTGAGTTTGATCGGTCTGCATCAACACTGAAATGTAATAGGTTTGAGAATGCAAAGGAAAGTAAAAACTCTGTTCTGTTAAAGAGAAAAACTGAGAGCATCCGTTCATGTTACTATGCTATGCGTAAGAGGATCCGTAATGATCCATTTGATTCGATGGATATGAACTTTCTTGGTGGAGCTGGTGACAATGGCGAGTCTCAGTCAGTGAATTGTGTATTTCTGGATTCGATAAAAGATACATTTGGTAATCAACAATCAAATTTTGACGTAATACGAAATTGCATCTCTGAACATGGGTGTGATGATTCCATTTGTGCTAATAATTGTGTAACTGCTTCTCCTGGTTTTCCGATTGGACTCCTCAATCACAAGGGAGATTTTCCACTTAGCAGCTTTAATGTTGCTGAGAACTTTCATGTTGCCgttgaagaaagtgttgcccttGCTGACAAACAAAGCACTGTTTGGGAATTGGGTGAATTGCCAGTTTGTGGATTATTTGAAGCTGAGGATTCAGAACCTAATTTGCCTATGAGAGATCAATGTGACGATGTGAGGAACTCTTCTGGATTTGAAAGCCAGGTCTTGAACTCACCAGTTCCGGATTGTGGCTTAACATTTCACGATCTTGGTTATTCATCTACTCCACCTGAAATGCCAGATTGGAGTACAGTTGGAGATATATCTGTTCCACCTCTGCCTGATTTCGAGGAGGAGCAGAATATACAGAATGCATTTGTAATTCCTATTAATGGCAATTCGAATACAATGGATGCATCAGAATATGACGTTGTAAATTCAAACTCCAACTTGAGAGACCATATGTCATGTGATGAATCGAGAAATGCATGTGATGAACCGAGAAATTCAGTACCTAGTACTGACGACTACTTAGTTGAGTTGTCAGAATCCTTGTTCAACTTTACAGATGAGGAAGAGTTGCTATTCATTGATCCTAATGGAAATGAAGCGATTAATAAGTATTATTTTGATGGTTTGAGCTCACTTCTCTTGGATTGTCCTGATGATGTGGGTGACATGCCCGACAAAGGTATATCGGAGGCTTCAAATGCTTCAGACGAAGGGCTTACTGTTCTTGATGGTGCTTGTCCCAAAAAATTCGGTGATAATTGTGTGTACCATTATAGTGATAAGCCTCTAGTTTCCTGTTCAGACTTCCAAATGCTATCCTCCGCATTAACTGTCAATCCGGCTTTTCCTGAAATGCGTGGTGGAGTTATTTGTTGCACACTAAGTACTGAGGACCCAGAAGTTCCTAGGAACGATGATGTTTTTCTTCCTGTTCTAATGCCGTCAACATCATTTCCGTCAATGACCCATTGGAAATATGACGAGACTTATCATCCATCATCCTCGTCTGCCAAAGATTTGTCAAATAATCAAAAAGCCAATGATGGACATGCTGTCTTGaagaaaaaggaacaaaattGTCATTCAGAATACAGTAATTCTTATCAGATGAATGAACCACCATCACAGGCAGAAATGTTCAATCATGATCACAAAGTTAAGCATGAGTTGCCCAATGACAATAACCAACATGTGGTACGGAGGAATCTGCAGACTTCTGATTGTCCAAGGCCAGTCATTTCAGGAACCTTAAGTGCAGTGAATTTCTGTAAAGgagattttaaagaaaatatcacAAAGGATGGACAGGGTAAAAATCTCAGTCGGATTTATGCTGCTGATGCCAACAAGTGCTTGGAGAAAAGTGCAATTCGCGCAAAGGAACATGACACTACCACCATCCTTCAGAAGAATGAACCTATACTTGCTGAAGCTGCCCACATGAAAACAACAATCCTTGAAGCAAGTGCAAACAATACTTCACCAGATTCGGAAGAGTTTCTTTATGAGAGCGATGAGGACATACCCTACTTTTCTGATGTTGAAGCTGTG ATCCTTAGTATGGATTTGAGCCCTAATGGCCAGGATATGTATTCCAGTAAGAGAG tCAAGGAGTATCAGCATGAAGATTTTATTAGAACGATCATCAGGCTAGAGCAGGCTGATCATGCATGTAAGCAGAGGAAGATTGCTGCGTGTGGAGCTTTTGCTGTTTTAATTGGCAGCTGTTCAAGGCATTTTATTAGAAAACCTGAG GTGCTACTGGGAAGAGCATCTGAAGATGTTAAAGTTGACATTGACTTAGGCAGAGAAGGTCGTGATAATAAAATTTCAAGGCGACAG GCAACTATAAAGATGGACATGCATGGATTATTCCATTTGTGGAATGTTGGAAAATATCCAATTCATGTGAATGGGAAAGAAGTACTTCCGAAACAGTGTCTAATCCTCACTTCTGGTTCCTTCATTGAG CCATGA
- the LOC107877920 gene encoding uncharacterized protein LOC107877920 isoform X3 — MGALAPVFHWIPEDDLLLKNAIEAGASLESLAKGAVQFSQRFTVQELQDRWHALLYDTVVSAEASTLMIEFDRSASTLKCNRFENAKESKNSVLLKRKTESIRSCYYAMRKRIRNDPFDSMDMNFLGGAGDNGESQSVNCVFLDSIKDTFGNQQSNFDVIRNCISEHGCDDSICANNCVTASPGFPIGLLNHKGDFPLSSFNVAENFHVAVEESVALADKQSTVWELGELPVCGLFEAEDSEPNLPMRDQCDDVRNSSGFESQVLNSPVPDCGLTFHDLGYSSTPPEMPDWSTVGDISVPPLPDFEEEQNIQNAFVIPINGNSNTMDASEYDVVNSNSNLRDHMSCDESRNACDEPRNSVPSTDDYLVELSESLFNFTDEEELLFIDPNGNEAINKYYFDGLSSLLLDCPDDVGDMPDKGISEASNASDEGLTVLDGACPKKFGDNCVYHYSDKPLVSCSDFQMLSSALTVNPAFPEMRGGVICCTLSTEDPEVPRNDDVFLPVLMPSTSFPSMTHWKYDETYHPSSSSAKDLSNNQKANDGHAVLKKKEQNCHSEYSNSYQMNEPPSQAEMFNHDHKVKHELPNDNNQHVVRRNLQTSDCPRPVISGTLSAVNFCKGDFKENITKDGQGKNLSRIYAADANKCLEKSAIRAKEHDTTTILQKNEPILAEAAHMKTTILEASANNTSPDSEEFLYESDEDIPYFSDVEAVILSMDLSPNGQDMYSSKRVKEYQHEDFIRTIIRLEQADHACKQRKIAACGAFAVLIGSCSRHFIRKPEVLLGRASEDVKVDIDLGREGRDNKISRRQVRELTFTFEINQSQVERYVDILKGS, encoded by the exons ATGGGAGCTCTTGCTCCAGTTTTTCATTGGATTCCTGAAGATGATCTCTTACTTAAAAACGCCATTGAG GCCGGTGCTTCTTTGGAATCACTTGCAAAAGGTGCAGTTCAATTTTCCCAAAGATTTACCGTTCAAGAATTGCAAGATCGATGGCATGCTCTCCTTTACGATACAGTTGTTTCTGCTGAAGCATCAACACTCATGATTGAGTTTGATCGGTCTGCATCAACACTGAAATGTAATAGGTTTGAGAATGCAAAGGAAAGTAAAAACTCTGTTCTGTTAAAGAGAAAAACTGAGAGCATCCGTTCATGTTACTATGCTATGCGTAAGAGGATCCGTAATGATCCATTTGATTCGATGGATATGAACTTTCTTGGTGGAGCTGGTGACAATGGCGAGTCTCAGTCAGTGAATTGTGTATTTCTGGATTCGATAAAAGATACATTTGGTAATCAACAATCAAATTTTGACGTAATACGAAATTGCATCTCTGAACATGGGTGTGATGATTCCATTTGTGCTAATAATTGTGTAACTGCTTCTCCTGGTTTTCCGATTGGACTCCTCAATCACAAGGGAGATTTTCCACTTAGCAGCTTTAATGTTGCTGAGAACTTTCATGTTGCCgttgaagaaagtgttgcccttGCTGACAAACAAAGCACTGTTTGGGAATTGGGTGAATTGCCAGTTTGTGGATTATTTGAAGCTGAGGATTCAGAACCTAATTTGCCTATGAGAGATCAATGTGACGATGTGAGGAACTCTTCTGGATTTGAAAGCCAGGTCTTGAACTCACCAGTTCCGGATTGTGGCTTAACATTTCACGATCTTGGTTATTCATCTACTCCACCTGAAATGCCAGATTGGAGTACAGTTGGAGATATATCTGTTCCACCTCTGCCTGATTTCGAGGAGGAGCAGAATATACAGAATGCATTTGTAATTCCTATTAATGGCAATTCGAATACAATGGATGCATCAGAATATGACGTTGTAAATTCAAACTCCAACTTGAGAGACCATATGTCATGTGATGAATCGAGAAATGCATGTGATGAACCGAGAAATTCAGTACCTAGTACTGACGACTACTTAGTTGAGTTGTCAGAATCCTTGTTCAACTTTACAGATGAGGAAGAGTTGCTATTCATTGATCCTAATGGAAATGAAGCGATTAATAAGTATTATTTTGATGGTTTGAGCTCACTTCTCTTGGATTGTCCTGATGATGTGGGTGACATGCCCGACAAAGGTATATCGGAGGCTTCAAATGCTTCAGACGAAGGGCTTACTGTTCTTGATGGTGCTTGTCCCAAAAAATTCGGTGATAATTGTGTGTACCATTATAGTGATAAGCCTCTAGTTTCCTGTTCAGACTTCCAAATGCTATCCTCCGCATTAACTGTCAATCCGGCTTTTCCTGAAATGCGTGGTGGAGTTATTTGTTGCACACTAAGTACTGAGGACCCAGAAGTTCCTAGGAACGATGATGTTTTTCTTCCTGTTCTAATGCCGTCAACATCATTTCCGTCAATGACCCATTGGAAATATGACGAGACTTATCATCCATCATCCTCGTCTGCCAAAGATTTGTCAAATAATCAAAAAGCCAATGATGGACATGCTGTCTTGaagaaaaaggaacaaaattGTCATTCAGAATACAGTAATTCTTATCAGATGAATGAACCACCATCACAGGCAGAAATGTTCAATCATGATCACAAAGTTAAGCATGAGTTGCCCAATGACAATAACCAACATGTGGTACGGAGGAATCTGCAGACTTCTGATTGTCCAAGGCCAGTCATTTCAGGAACCTTAAGTGCAGTGAATTTCTGTAAAGgagattttaaagaaaatatcacAAAGGATGGACAGGGTAAAAATCTCAGTCGGATTTATGCTGCTGATGCCAACAAGTGCTTGGAGAAAAGTGCAATTCGCGCAAAGGAACATGACACTACCACCATCCTTCAGAAGAATGAACCTATACTTGCTGAAGCTGCCCACATGAAAACAACAATCCTTGAAGCAAGTGCAAACAATACTTCACCAGATTCGGAAGAGTTTCTTTATGAGAGCGATGAGGACATACCCTACTTTTCTGATGTTGAAGCTGTG ATCCTTAGTATGGATTTGAGCCCTAATGGCCAGGATATGTATTCCAGTAAGAGAG tCAAGGAGTATCAGCATGAAGATTTTATTAGAACGATCATCAGGCTAGAGCAGGCTGATCATGCATGTAAGCAGAGGAAGATTGCTGCGTGTGGAGCTTTTGCTGTTTTAATTGGCAGCTGTTCAAGGCATTTTATTAGAAAACCTGAG GTGCTACTGGGAAGAGCATCTGAAGATGTTAAAGTTGACATTGACTTAGGCAGAGAAGGTCGTGATAATAAAATTTCAAGGCGACAG GTAAGGGAACTTACATTCACATTTGAAATTAATCAAAGTCAAGTAGAGCGGTATGTGGACATCCTGAAGGGAAGCTAA